In one window of Calypte anna isolate BGI_N300 chromosome 1, bCalAnn1_v1.p, whole genome shotgun sequence DNA:
- the KCTD14 gene encoding BTB/POZ domain-containing protein KCTD14 isoform X2, with amino-acid sequence MNLSSEHKPLGKQVTSSLHTVSPIVELNVGGEMYTTTLSTLKKHPGSKLAEMFTGNHKPRTDSEGRFFIDRPGTHFKYILEYLRSNQVPTQCIQEVYKEALFYNIDPLIKQLEDSPQIFGEVVARKQFLARVPNYSENIELMIHIARAEAVASRRSSVIVCVVRSEEDVARCQDALSSLDMDKKSVVKFGPWKAAPGISDLLDCIQMDLEAKGYKTSFQPHIAEKGFRFKSHDYFYKFLFTWW; translated from the exons ATGAACCTTTCATCGGAGCACAAGCCCCTTGGGAAGCAGGTGACCAGCAGCCTGCACACG GTGTCTCCAATCGTGGAGCTAAATGTCGGTGGGGAAATGTACACCACAACACTGAGCACTCTAAAGAAGCACCCTGGCTCCAAGCTGGCAGAGATGTTCACAGGCAACCACAAACCCAGGACTGACTCTGAAGGGAGATTCTTCATCGACAGGCCAGGCACCCACTTCAAATACATCCTGGAATACCTGCGCAGCAACCAGGTGCCCACCCAGTGCATCCAGGAGGTCTACAAGGAGGCTTTGTTCTACAACATTGACCCTCTCATCAAGCAGCTAGAAGATTCCCCACAGATCTTTGGGGAGGTGGTGGCGAGGAAGCAGTTCCTGGCCCGTGTGCCCAACTACAGTGAGAACATTGAGCTGATGATCCACATCGCCAGGGCCGAAGCGGTCGCGTCCCGCCGGTCGAGCGTCATCGTCTGCGTGGTCAGAAGTGAGGAGGACGTGGCCAGATGTCAGGATGCCTTGAGCAGTTTGGACATGGATAAAAAATCCGTGGTGAAATTCGGGCCCTGGAAAGCGGCCCCAGGTATCTCGGATCTGCTGGACTGCATCCAAATGGACCTGGAAGCCAAAGGGTATAAAACATCCTTCCAGCCCCACATCGCCGAAAAAGGTTTTCGCTTCAAATCCCACGACTACTTCTACAAGTTCTTGTTCACCTGGTGGTAG
- the KCTD14 gene encoding BTB/POZ domain-containing protein KCTD14 isoform X1, translating to MNLSSEHKPLGKQVTSSLHTVSKVSPIVELNVGGEMYTTTLSTLKKHPGSKLAEMFTGNHKPRTDSEGRFFIDRPGTHFKYILEYLRSNQVPTQCIQEVYKEALFYNIDPLIKQLEDSPQIFGEVVARKQFLARVPNYSENIELMIHIARAEAVASRRSSVIVCVVRSEEDVARCQDALSSLDMDKKSVVKFGPWKAAPGISDLLDCIQMDLEAKGYKTSFQPHIAEKGFRFKSHDYFYKFLFTWW from the exons ATGAACCTTTCATCGGAGCACAAGCCCCTTGGGAAGCAGGTGACCAGCAGCCTGCACACGGTGAGTAAG GTGTCTCCAATCGTGGAGCTAAATGTCGGTGGGGAAATGTACACCACAACACTGAGCACTCTAAAGAAGCACCCTGGCTCCAAGCTGGCAGAGATGTTCACAGGCAACCACAAACCCAGGACTGACTCTGAAGGGAGATTCTTCATCGACAGGCCAGGCACCCACTTCAAATACATCCTGGAATACCTGCGCAGCAACCAGGTGCCCACCCAGTGCATCCAGGAGGTCTACAAGGAGGCTTTGTTCTACAACATTGACCCTCTCATCAAGCAGCTAGAAGATTCCCCACAGATCTTTGGGGAGGTGGTGGCGAGGAAGCAGTTCCTGGCCCGTGTGCCCAACTACAGTGAGAACATTGAGCTGATGATCCACATCGCCAGGGCCGAAGCGGTCGCGTCCCGCCGGTCGAGCGTCATCGTCTGCGTGGTCAGAAGTGAGGAGGACGTGGCCAGATGTCAGGATGCCTTGAGCAGTTTGGACATGGATAAAAAATCCGTGGTGAAATTCGGGCCCTGGAAAGCGGCCCCAGGTATCTCGGATCTGCTGGACTGCATCCAAATGGACCTGGAAGCCAAAGGGTATAAAACATCCTTCCAGCCCCACATCGCCGAAAAAGGTTTTCGCTTCAAATCCCACGACTACTTCTACAAGTTCTTGTTCACCTGGTGGTAG
- the LOC103529726 gene encoding mid1-interacting protein 1-B, whose product MEQYLSATEKMEQEVMFPSLLRGVFPEQEGADPATGGNTDLYERYQLLKSIKPVVEKGLASVTDQSHGDTDDDTVSAEDTDSNLEERLSHHVNGLQQVLTDLTKNTKALTRRYSQILEEIHLTDDHSS is encoded by the coding sequence ATGGAGCAGTACCTCTCAGCTACCGAGAAGATGGAGCAGGAGGTGATGTTCCCCAGCCTGCTCCGAGGAGTCTTCCCAGAGCAGGAAGGGGCAGACCCGGCCACAGGAGGCAACACGGACCTCTATGAGCGCTACCAGCTCCTCAAATCCATCAAACCTGTGGTGGAGAAAGGCCTGGCCTCTGTCACCGACCAGAGCCACGGCGACACCGACGACGACACCGTCTCAGCTGAGGACACAGACAGCAACCTGGAAGAACGCCTGTCCCACCACGTCAATGGCTTGCAGCAAGTCCTGACTGACCTTACCAAAAACACCAAAGCCCTGACCCGAAGGTACAGCCAGATCCTGGAGGAGATCCACCTCACTGATGACCATTCTAGCTAG